Part of the Cyanobacteriota bacterium genome is shown below.
CATTTTAGGGGTAACGGGCAGTGAGGTGCGGGATACTGCTGTCATTGCTGGTGTAATCATCGCCTGCGTTGTCCTGTTCTATAAGGAACTGCTGTTTTACAGTTTTGATCCCCTAGGGGCAAAGGCAAGCGGCTTACCAGTGACTTGGTTGCAATCAGGCCTAATGGTGCTAATTGCCCTGACGGTGGTGGCCAGCATGAAAGCCGTAGGAGTGATTTTGGTGTTAGCGCTGCTGATTACTCCCTGTGCTACGGCCTATCTGCTAGTGCCGCGTCTACACCAAGTTATGATTGTCGGGGCAGCGATCGGCATCGCTAGCAGCCTTAGTGGTATGTACCTCAGTTACTATTACAACTTGCCCTCTGGCCCTGCGATCGTCCTTGTGGTATCTAGTCTGTTTATGTTGGCATTTCTGTTTAGCCCTACCTGTGGAGTCTTAACCAATCCCCAAGCTCAACCTGAAGAGTAAAAGCACAGCAAACTTGGGGATTAATTAGCCCTGACA
Proteins encoded:
- a CDS encoding metal ABC transporter permease, which gives rise to MWNLLLDPLQYAFMQRSLVMAVTIGVICAVIGSYLMVQRLALLGDAISHSLLPGLAIAFVVGINLFVGAFVAGVLSTVIIAWIHTRSPIKEDAAMGIVFSAFFALGITLITIVQKDNKIDLNHFLFGNILGVTGSEVRDTAVIAGVIIACVVLFYKELLFYSFDPLGAKASGLPVTWLQSGLMVLIALTVVASMKAVGVILVLALLITPCATAYLLVPRLHQVMIVGAAIGIASSLSGMYLSYYYNLPSGPAIVLVVSSLFMLAFLFSPTCGVLTNPQAQPEE